The genomic stretch TAACTTCGAAGATGTATCTGACGACGTACGTCCTCTTTCTTGTGACGTTTCACGTGATCGAATGATGGCCCGATTTCACGTAAAAATACCAAGTGGAGAAATTGTATCAGGTGCACAAGCATTTACAGAAATCTGGAGTAAGGTTCGAGGCCTTGCATGGCTGAGACCTTTGGGACGATTTCCTGTAAGCCGCGCAATACTGAATGGACTGTACTTCTGCTTTTTGTTGGTAAGACCAATATTGCAGGATACCGTTCGCTCAGTGACGAACGCGAAACAAAGATTGCTCAAGTGAACGCAATGCCGTTCAGCCTGATTTTGTAGGATGTCGCTATGCTATTCGCGCATGTAACTGTTACTGAAAAACTTCAGAGTACATCAAGTGGCAAGCTCTAACATTTCTACATTGTTCCCGTCTGGATCCTTAATGTATACGGAGCGAGTGCCATCTCTGTGCGGAATTGGTTCTCCGTACCGATCAATGCCTTCTTGTACAATCGCAAAATGGTAAGGATGCTGTTCTGCTAAAACCAGAGCAAGATACATGTTATTGAATTTTATTAGGGCCCAAGAATCATCTTGATATTCAATTTCACAATTAAACGATTCCTTATACCATTTCATCGAATCGCCGATACAGCGAACCTGTATGGCCACGTGATGCACTTCATCTAGCATTTTCACACCTGTACGAATTAAATAATCTTCGCTATGCTTACAGCTGCAACTGAACCATTCTCGACGAGACTGACCCAAATCTTATCTAAAATTCCGCGTTGCCCTGAAAGACCACTCTCAGCATCATTTCTGTGGTGGACTTCTTCAGCACAACACCGTTTTAAAACAAGCTGCAGATCTGAATATCCTTCGTGGTCATTTAGGAATTCAATTTGTTCATTGTAATGCTCCTCGACGAAGGATTCTACAGCTGAGATAGTGGAACAAAAAGTCTTGTATCCAAAAAGGGTAGAAAGAAACCCAAGTCCCGCACCCAGTATCTTCCATATCATTAGTAGTCGGCATCGTGATTCGACCGGCACCAGTTGATCCATAACAACGAGGTGTCGTTTTTCAGATTGGATATGGTTCTTCGCCATTCGCCTTATCTTTGGGGACCAAAGGGCTAACAGAGCACCTCTATAAATCCAAACAGCCCCCGTTTCTCCAGCATGATTGGACCTCATCCATGCTCTCATCGCCAATGGAACCGCAACAGAATCTGCTGGGTATTCTTTGATGATACGGATTTGGTGCGAGGTAGTATTTTCCTGAAGATTTGTCATAGCAAAAGTGACGTACCGCCTCTCCAACTGAACTAACCCATTACATAGGTGACTGCTAGCGAACGGCCACAATATTGAATTCTCTTTTTTAGTGCAACGGTCTACGTTTCAAACGCTTTTCCAATGCATGACACAATCAGTTTTTTCGATCATTCCTATTTGAATTTTTGATTTCTCTAGGTGAGAGAGCAACCTATCTCCAGGGTCGTGTTTATTAATTTGGAGATTATAATGAAAGTACCAAGTGTTACATTCCGTACTCGTGTCCGTGACGAAAGTGTCCAAGGTCCAAACCCATATCGCTGGCAAGATCTGACAAGCGATAGGTTATTTGAGTGCAAAAGAGTTGTTCTCTTCGCTCTGCCAGGAGCTTTTACACCTACATGCTCATCAACTCACCTTCCAGGCTTCGAAGAGAATTACGATCACTTCAAACAATTGGGAGTTGATGAAGTAGTTTGCTTAAGTGTGAATGATGCTTTTGTGATGCACCAGTGGGGAAGACATCAAGGTGTGGAGAAAGTCCTGCTTCTGCCTGACGGGTCAGCTGAATTCACTCGAAAAATGGGAATGCTTGTTGAAAAAGACAATTTAGGTTTTGGCATGCGTTCTTGGAGATATTCAGCACTCATCGATAATGGCGAGATCGTGAAATTGTTCACAGAGCCAGGATTTTGCGACAACGCAGAGGATGATCCATTTCTAGTATCCGATGCTGAAACAATGCTCGGATATCTAAGGGGTTCTGAAAAAGCCGCAGCGTAGGTTGCCTGGTTCGCTGGGTATTTAGCACTGTGATGTCAGGGGGGGGGGAGCAGTGATGGGGACTGCAACTTCCTTTAGCCAAGTATTGCTCGACGTCATTCCTCAATAGGAGAGCTTATAAGCACGACGTCGAGAAAATCCTTAGAGCCTGATCCAAAAGTATCTGGGTGATTTCAACGACTTATGATTCTCTTTGTTTGCTTAAGACACGGAGGATCAGATGAGTTGGAATGAAACCACCCGCACATATTATGACCGCAGTTTCCTGCGCTATGCAAGTGATCTGACGGACGACGAATGGGCTTTGATTGAACCTGAAATACCTCTTCCAAATCGGATGGGGCGTCCTCGCAAGTGGCCGATGCGGGAGATCATGAACGCCTTGTTGTATATCGCGTCTACTGGCTGCCAATGGCGCATGTTACCAAGGGATTTCCCGCCTTTTTCGACGGTTCAGAAATATTTTTATTGGTGGCGTGATGACAGATTGCTGGAAAAGATCAATCACCGCCTGCTGTTTGAATGCCGCGAAGCACACGGCAGAAGCCCACACCCCAGCGCAGGTGTGATCGATAGCCAGTCGGTTAAAACCACAGAAAGTGGCGGTATTACTGGCTTTGACGCGGGCAAAAATATAAAAGGCCGCAAGCGGCATATTCTGACGGATACGGAAGGCTTTCTGGTGACAGCACTTGTGCATGCCGCGGATGTACAGGATCGCGACGGCGCACCAGCGGTGTTGATGGAAGCGCGAGACAAATTTCCATGGCTTCGCCATATCTTTGCCGATGGTGGCTATGCGGGAGATAAGCTAAAGCGCAAACTTAAAAAAGTCGGTCCATTCCGGATGGAAATCATCAAGCGATCCGATAAAATGAAAGGCTTTAAAGTCCTGCCCCGGCGATGGGTCGTAGAACGCACATTCGCATGGTTAGGGCGATCACGCCGTCTCGCCAAGGATTGGGAACGATGCTGGACCTCAGCTATCGCATGGCTATTCATGGCTCACATCCGTATCGCAACAAGACGACTGGCAAGAGCATGTTTCATATGAAAGACTTTTGATTCAGACTCTTAGAGGATACAGCCGTTGGCCATTCTTAATGAGTAATCTTGCGGTTGTACAGGCGTACTAGACATCTGTAGAGCTTGCCCTAATTCAATTTGGGTGAAGTTGAGGTTTGCGCAGGACTGGACTCAAACAGAATTGGGTAAAACGCTCAATTCACTCGAGCAGGGTATCCCATGAGCAAAAGGAACTTACCCTCCAAACTATGTCCTGTTTGCGAACGTCCCTTTAATTGGCGGAAGAAGTGGAAAAGGAACTGGGATAATGTCGTTTATTGTTCAGATCGAGGCGAATGACTTGGATGGAATTTGTCTGCTCAAACCACCGATAGGTCCTGTTCGTAGCAAAATTGATTTTGCGATTGTAGGTATCGACACTCAAGTTTGTCAGTACTCTAGAAAATATGATCGTATGATTTGGCCACATGCAAAAAAAGGGTTTTTTGGATTGAAGAAAAAGATCCCAGAGATTCTTGCGGCACTCGAAATTCATTACACATAGGAAAAGTCTAATATGTCCGTTTTTATTCTCTTATTCTCTATATTCACAGCGTTGCAAACAGTTGATGAGCCGTCTTCTAATGCGGACTTATTATTGATGGAGCGAAATTTATCAGATTATATTTGGGATAAACGTCTATTGATAATTTCAAGCGATCGGGATTCGGACCTGTTGGTTGAACAGTTGACGCTACTTTCAGAGGTAACTAACGATCTTGAAGAGCGCGATCTTGTTGTTATTCAAGTTAGTGGTTATCGATCATTTGCATTATTCGGCGATGCCGTCGCCCCAGCCGCAAAGGGCCTGAAAGACAAGTTTTCGCTTGGCAAAAGTCAAAATTACAAAGCGATACTCGTCGGCAAAGACGGCACGGTTAAACAGCGCTGGGAAACTGTGTTTGATCCAACTGATTTGTTCACAATAATTGACGCAATGCCAATGCGAATTCGTGAATTAGATAGCTCGGTGTCTGAACAATAATTTTTTGAAATATAGGAGTTGTTGATCTTTATAAGAACTAATACGAAAATGTATTTTATGAAAATTCACCTCAAGATTTCAGCTGCAATTGCATTTTTTTGGAATCATCTTGTTCCCACTGACGTGAGCCCCAATTGGTCCCTCATTTGAATGGAGAGTCCGTCAACAGGAGACGGACATGAGAAAGTCGAGATTTACTGAGGAACAGATCATCGCGATCCTTAATGAACAGCAGCGCGGTTTGGCGACGTCAGAGGTCTGCCGCAAGCACGGTGTCAGCCCGGCTAGTTTTTATAAATGGAAAGCGAAGTTCGGCGGCATAGACGTGTCGGACGCCCGCAAGCTGAAGACGTTGGAGACCATTTAATGACTTTCTGGTTGTTCAAGACAGAGGAAAGGGGAATATTCCAGGTCATCAGTGGGCGTCTCGAAATCATACTAACGATCTTGTACCGCTTTGGGCGATCGGTGCCCGTGGAGATAGATTCAAAGAGTTTGTTCAAACTGATACGAAAGCTCAAAAATTATGGGGTCAAGAATACGGATAGAATGGTAACTATGTAGATAACACAATGGTGTTTGGTGTAATGGAGACCGCATTAAGACGATAATTTTATAGTGCTTCATAGTATCCAGTGTGTTTTGACTTTCTACCTGACACGCGCTTGCGCCAACAACGATAAGATGAAGGTGTTAGGCATCAACGCATCAACTTTTTCACTTCGGCCTCGGTTAGGCCAGTCTGGATCCGTATAGAATCAAAAGAAGTATTGTCTTGCCATGCTAATTCTATGATTTCCGACTCTTCAGTACTTGATCGAATTACCATGCTAATCTCTAAAGTTGAACGGTGAGCATTGAAACTGTGTATAGAGGCGAAAGGGCTATTGTTCTCTGACATCCAGTTTATCGAATGTGTTTAATAATTTCGTGAGCTATTCGCCGCCCGCTGAGAAAAGCTCCCTCGACGCGACCTCCCTCCCTCCAATCACCGCAAATGCCTATCTGATCTTCAGGTACAGAAACAGGAACTCCGTGTGGAGTATTGGCGTTCGATGCATAA from Parvularcula sp. IMCC14364 encodes the following:
- a CDS encoding thiol-disulfide oxidoreductase DCC family protein, whose product is MTDQSNDNPTTVCYDGSCPICLVEIRTLKTALGPDQRFNFEDVSDDVRPLSCDVSRDRMMARFHVKIPSGEIVSGAQAFTEIWSKVRGLAWLRPLGRFPVSRAILNGLYFCFLLVRPILQDTVRSVTNAKQRLLK
- a CDS encoding VOC family protein, with amino-acid sequence MLDEVHHVAIQVRCIGDSMKWYKESFNCEIEYQDDSWALIKFNNMYLALVLAEQHPYHFAIVQEGIDRYGEPIPHRDGTRSVYIKDPDGNNVEMLELAT
- a CDS encoding demethoxyubiquinone hydroxylase family protein, translated to MTNLQENTTSHQIRIIKEYPADSVAVPLAMRAWMRSNHAGETGAVWIYRGALLALWSPKIRRMAKNHIQSEKRHLVVMDQLVPVESRCRLLMIWKILGAGLGFLSTLFGYKTFCSTISAVESFVEEHYNEQIEFLNDHEGYSDLQLVLKRCCAEEVHHRNDAESGLSGQRGILDKIWVSLVENGSVAAVSIAKII
- a CDS encoding peroxiredoxin encodes the protein MKVPSVTFRTRVRDESVQGPNPYRWQDLTSDRLFECKRVVLFALPGAFTPTCSSTHLPGFEENYDHFKQLGVDEVVCLSVNDAFVMHQWGRHQGVEKVLLLPDGSAEFTRKMGMLVEKDNLGFGMRSWRYSALIDNGEIVKLFTEPGFCDNAEDDPFLVSDAETMLGYLRGSEKAAA
- a CDS encoding IS5 family transposase, producing the protein MSWNETTRTYYDRSFLRYASDLTDDEWALIEPEIPLPNRMGRPRKWPMREIMNALLYIASTGCQWRMLPRDFPPFSTVQKYFYWWRDDRLLEKINHRLLFECREAHGRSPHPSAGVIDSQSVKTTESGGITGFDAGKNIKGRKRHILTDTEGFLVTALVHAADVQDRDGAPAVLMEARDKFPWLRHIFADGGYAGDKLKRKLKKVGPFRMEIIKRSDKMKGFKVLPRRWVVERTFAWLGRSRRLAKDWERCWTSAIAWLFMAHIRIATRRLARACFI
- a CDS encoding DUF2256 domain-containing protein, producing MSKRNLPSKLCPVCERPFNWRKKWKRNWDNVVYCSDRGE
- a CDS encoding DUF4174 domain-containing protein, which gives rise to MSVFILLFSIFTALQTVDEPSSNADLLLMERNLSDYIWDKRLLIISSDRDSDLLVEQLTLLSEVTNDLEERDLVVIQVSGYRSFALFGDAVAPAAKGLKDKFSLGKSQNYKAILVGKDGTVKQRWETVFDPTDLFTIIDAMPMRIRELDSSVSEQ